Proteins found in one Zea mays cultivar B73 chromosome 1, Zm-B73-REFERENCE-NAM-5.0, whole genome shotgun sequence genomic segment:
- the LOC100284979 gene encoding Protein TIFY 11e produces MAAAGSVQGHGARFAAACGVLSRYVKAAAVATTTTVELRPAGTVGVLPLMPGADLSTQEEREAGAGPGPSPSPSAQLTISYGGRVVVLDDVPADKAAEVVRLAAAQGAPRALRAPPTKADDLPMARKVSLQQFMERRKGRVATRGSPYRRPASLPDHLTLTL; encoded by the coding sequence ATGGCAGCAGCGGGGAGCGTCCAGGGCCACGGCGCGCGGTTCGCGGCGGCGTGCGGCGTGCTCAGCCGGTACGTAAAAGCAGCAGCGGTGGCGACTACGACGACGGTGGAGCTGCGGCCGGCGGGCACGGTAGGGGTACTCCCTCTGATGCCTGGTGCGGACCTGTCCACGCAAGAGGAGCGCGAGGCGGGGGCGGGGCCggggccgtcgccgtcgccgagcGCGCAGCTGACCATCTCGTACGGCGGGCGGGTGGTGGTGCTGGACGACGTCCCGGCGGACAAGGCCGCCGAGGTGGTCCGGCTCGCGGCCGCGCAAGGCGCACCGCGGGCGCTGCGAGCGCCGCCGACCAAGGCGGATGATCTGCCCATGGCGAGGAAGGTGTCGCTGCAGCAGTTCATGGAGAGGCGCAAGGGCCGGGTCGCCACGCGCGGTTCGCCCTACCGCCGTCCGGCGTCGTTGCCGGACCATCTCACGCTCACGCTCTGA